The Mucilaginibacter terrae region ATAACCTCTCTTTGGCAGGTGGCAACGAAAAAACAACTTATTTTTTCAGTGCCAATACATTTACCGATGATGGTTTAATTAAAACCAACTCGTTTGATCGTTACAGCTTCCGTTCAAATATTGATGTGAAGATCACTGATAATTTAACTTTCGGAACGCAGTTATCATTAAGCCGCAGCAACGAGCGCCCGGTACCTTTAGATGGTGTGTACAGCAACGTTTACAGGGCTGCACCAATTATTCCGGCTATTGATGCCAACGGCCGTTACGGTAACACCAGCTTATGGGGTAACCTGGGTAACCCACTGTTATCGCTCGATAAAACCATCAATCAAACTGTAAACAACCGCGTGCAGGGCAATGTATACCTCGAGTATAAACCCATCAAATCTTTAACATTCCGCACTGCCTTTAACACCGATGCTTACTGGAATAAGCAACGTAATTATAATGCGCAATTTAATGCAGATGGTAATACGTTCACTACAGCCGGAGGATCGCAGTTTAACAACTTCAGCACCTTATTTATTCAAAACGATCAATCTTTCCGCAGCATTTGGGATAATACCGTTACCTGGCAGCAATCGTTCAATAAACACAACATCACTGTTTTGGGCGGTTATACCCAGGAGTATATCAAAACTGATTTATTCAGTGGAAGCCGTCGCAATGTGCCGCAAGACCCAGATCTATGGTATTTAGATGTAGGTAACCCGGAAGTAGGTGCATCTTATGCTAACAATGGAGCACTATTCAGACGCTTATCATACTTAGGCCGTGTGAACTATAGCTATGCCGGCAAATATCTTTTTAGCGCATCATTCAGGGCCGATGGCAGCTCACGCTTTAAAGAAAAATATGGTTACTTCCCAACTGTTGGCGCTGGCTGGGTTATCTCTGAAGAAGATTTCCTGAAAAACAGCAAAGTGATCAGCAATTTAAAACTACGCGGTAGCTGGGGACAGTTAGGTAATGATAATATCGATCAGGGATTATTCATTACTACTGCTACCTTGAATCTGCCTTACTTCTTCAACAACAGCTTAAATTTAGGTAGCGCCATACAAGATATTAAAGACCCTAACCTAAAATGGGAACGTACCACACAATTTGATATTGGTTTAGAATATGGTTTCCTGAACAATAAACTTACCGGTGAAATTGACTACTACAATAAAAAAGTACGTGATGCCCTAACCAACGTAACGATACCTGGTATTTTAGGCGATCCTGATGGTATATATGTTACCAATGCAGCGTCGTACCAAAACACAGGTGTGGAGTTTGCCATTAAATGGAGCGATAAAATAGGCAAACTTAATTACAGCGTTGGCGGTAACATCAACTATAACAAAAACAAAGTTGTTGGCCTAAATGGCGGCCAGGCTTTAGTGGGTGGCGGTATTGGTAACCAGGGCAGTATTACCCGTACCGATAACGGCCAACCAATTGCCAGCTATTATGTACTGCAACAAACCGGTATTTTTCAAAACCAGCAGCAAATTGACGCTGCACCCACATACAACCTTAACGGTTATGCTAAAAGCGTGGGCGGTATGATGTTTGCCGACGTTAGTGGCCCCAACGGCACACCTGATGGTGTGATTGATAACTACGACCGTGTTTTTTCCGGTTCATACCAACCTAAATACTACGGTGGTTTTAACATTGGCCTTAGTTACGAGAGCTGGGATTTAAGTGCTGATTTTTATGGCAACTGGGGCAATAAAATTTACAATGGACGTAAAGCCTTCCGTGCCAATGGAAACGATAACGTTGAAGCCAATTACGTTAACAACCGTTGGACGCCAAGTAATCCATCAAATGTTGACCCGCGTGTTATAGCACAAAATTTGCCAGCTTCAACATACTTTATTGAATCGGGTTCGTTTTTACGCCTTAATAACTTAACATTAGGATACACCCTGCCTGCTGATCTTTTAAAGCGGATTAAAATCAACAAGATCAGGGTATTTGCAGCATCGCAAAACCTGTTTACCGCCAAGCGTTACAACGGTTTCACACCGGAGCTATTCACTAGTGATATACTTGCTTCGGGTGTTGATTTAAACGGTTATCCAACAACACGCACATTTACTTTCGGTCTTAATGTTGAATTTTAATCTGTAAATCAAAATGAAACCACTATATAAATTCTCAACTATAACTGCATTTACTGCCCTGCTTGTAGGCACCGGGTATTCATGCAAAAACTCTTTGGATATAAACCCGCAAGGGCAAATTACCGAAGCTCAAATTATAACCGACCCCAATGTGGCCACTAACCTGGTAACGGGTATTTACAACATCTTTTTTGTAGGTGATGCCTTTGGAAATGATGTGAGAGGCTTCCAGTTTACCGTTTTAGGTGACATAGCTTCGGATGATGCCGATAAAGGCAGCACCCCTGGAGACTATGGCGATGCAAACTCCTTGGATCAGCTTACTGCAAATGGCAATAATGGTGTAGTAAATAATATTTGGAAAGGCCATTACCAGGCTATTGCCAGAGCTAACCAAGCTATTGCACAAGTACAAAATGCCCAGTTTGATGCTACCATAAAAAACAGGTTACTGGGCGAAGCCCGCTTCCTGCGCGGCATGTTCTATTTTAACCTGGTTCGTATTTTCGGCGGCGTACCTTTATTGAGCAGGGTTCCGGCGGCGAGCGAGGCTAATGCACCTGAATTTCAAACCCGTGCATCACTTCAAGACACGTATAAGTTCATTATAGACGATCTGAATTTTGCTGTTGCCAACTTAACCGAGATAGGCACAGTTGGTTTGGAAGTAGGCAGGGCTAATAAAGGTGCAGCACAATCGCTTTTAGCAAAGGTGTATCTTTATAACAAAGATTATCAAAACGCTTTTGCCATGTCGGATGCGGTGATTAAAAGCAACAAATACTCGCTTTTTGCTGATTATACCACGCTTTTCAGACAGATCAACAACAATAGCAAAGAATCTATCTTTGAAATCCAGGCCGGACAAAACCTGGCTTGTAATGCTGCTATTGATCGCTTTACCATTGCACAGGGACCACGCGCAGGTGGCAAAAACGGTTGGGTTGACAGAGGCTACGGCTTTAATAACCCATCGCAAAGTTTAGTGAATGAATACGAGGCTAATGATGTTCGCAAAAACGCAACCATCATTACCATTAATCCGTCGAACGGTGCAAACTCTGTAGGTACAGTTTTGTTCGACGGTTTCCGTATACCAACTAAAGATTCGGTTGAAAACTCTCGCTACAATTATAAAGCGTATTACAGCCGCGATGCCGAACCAAACTGTGGTACTGTTGACCGTTTACCTAAACATGTGATGGTTATAAGATATGCCGAAGTATTGCTTATACATGCCGAGGCTGCTTTACAGCTTGGACAAGGCGGCACAGCTCAAACCGATATTAACCTGATACGCACTCGTGCTAAAGTGCCTGCCATTGGCATACCCACCCTGCAACAAATATGGCACGAACGCCGAGTAGAACTGGCTATGGAGCAAGACCGCTTTTTTGACCTGGTGCGCCAAGATGCTGTACAACCTGGACGTGCAGCAGCCGCCTTTGCTGCCGATGGCAAAACATGGAATGCCAACCGCGCCTTGTTTCCTATCCCTCAACAACAAATTGACTTGAGCGGCGGCTTATTAAAGCCAAACCCAAGTAACTAATTTATAGCCGTCGCAAAGTAACATTGTGACTTTGCGACGGCTTTTTAAAAGTTTGTGATCTTTTACAAACTGATATTAATCAAGCTACTACCGGCTCTCTTACCTTGCATCTATCCCTATGAAAACTATATTATTCTACATTACATTAACCGTTGTTTTAACAGGGATAAGCTTATCTACTTTTGCGCTAACTGCTCGCAGAACCACTTACAACCCCGATTTAACTATTAAAAAGGGACTAACCGATCAACAACTGCTCGACCTGGTTGAAAAACAAACCTTTCAATACTTTTGGGACGGTGCCGAGCCTAACTCGGGCTTAGCACGTGAACGTTACCATGTTGATGGCGATTACCTGCTAAACGATAAAGATGTCGTTGCTACCGGTGCATCAGGCTTTGGCGTAATGGCCATTGTAGCTGCTATAGACAGGCATTATATTACCCGCAAGCAAGGTTTCGACCGCTTGCAAAAAGCTGTAAACTTTTTAGCTAAAGCCGACCGTTTTCACGGCGCCTGGCCTCACTGGCTGTATGGCGAAACAGGCAAGGTAAAACCCTTTGGAAAAAACGATGATGGTGGTGACTTAGTTGAAACGGCCTACTTAGCGCAAGGACTGCTATGTGTTCGCCAGTACTTTAAAAACGGCAATACTGCCGAACAAAAATTATCTTCACAAATAGATAAACTTTGGAAAGAAATTGACTGGAACTGGTACCGCAATGGCGGTAAAAATGTGCTGTACTGGCACTGGTCACCTAATGTAGGCTGGCAAATGAATTTCCCGGTTATCGGTTACAATGAATGCCTCATCATGTACATTATGGCGGCGGCCTCTCCTACCCACGGCATCCCGGCCGAGGTTTATCATGAGGGATGGGCCAAAAACGGCGGCATCAGCACCGATTTTAAGATGTACGGCTACCAAATCAAACTAAAACATAATACCCCACAAAACCAGGTTGGGCCCTTGTTTTGGTCGCAATATTCCTATTTGGGATTATGCCCCAAAGGCTTAACCGACCGTTACGCCAATTACTGGAACGAGGTTAAAAACCATACACTCATACAACGCGCTTACTGCATCGAAAACCCCAAACACTTTAAAGGTTATGGTGCCGATTGCTGGGGCTTAACGGCCAGTTATTCAGTTAATGGTTACGCCGGGCATAGCACTTACGATGATTTGGGTGTAATTACTCCAACGGCTGCCTTGTCATCTTACCCTTACACCCCCAAATTTTCAATGCAGGTTATACGCCATTTATATGAAGATTTAGGCCATAAAGTATGGGGCAAGTACGGCTTTTACGATGCCTTTAGCGAAACCGATAACTGGTACCCTAAACGATATTTGGGCATCGACCAAGGCCCTATTGCAGTAATGATAGAAAACGGCCGCTCGGGCTTGTTATGGAAACTGTTTATGAGCTGCCCCGAAGTTAAAGCCGGTTTAAAGAAACTCGATTATAAATCTACCTTTCTCACTAAAAAATAATGAAGTTAGGTTTTAATATGTTCAATAATTCCTATTCCCCTCTTGAGAGGGGGCGGGCGGGCACAAGCAGCGGCAGGGGTGTGTCATTCGCAAGCTTTGCAACCGCAGGACACACCCCTCCACCCCTCTCGAGAGGGGAATCGCACAAACCCATTGCTCAAAAGTTTTTAAGTATCCTGCTCTGCGCATTATTTAGCTTGCCTGCATTAGCCCAGGTAAACCAAAACCGCACGTACTGTAATCCTATCAATCTGGATTATACCTATATGATATATAATGCCGAGCAGGGATTATCGTACCGTTCTGGAGCCGATCCGGCGGTGGTAAAGTTTAGGGGCGAATACTATATGTTCGTTACCCGCTCGTTGGGGTACTGGCATTCTAAAGATTTAACCAACTGGGATTTCATTACTCCTGAGAAATGGTATTTTCAGGGTAGTAATGCCCCGGCTGCGCACAATTACAAAGATTCGGTTCTGTACGTAACCGGCGATCCGTCGGGTTCTATGAGTGTGCTATATACCGATAACCCCAAAAAAGGCGATTGGAAAGCCAAGCCGTTTATTTTGAACGATCTGCAAGACCCCGACCTGTTCATCGACGATGACGGCAAGGCATACATGTTTTGGGGTTCATCAAACACCTTTCCCATCCGCGGTAAAGAACTCGACCCGAACAACAACTTTAAACCCATCTCAAAAACCGTTGAACTATTTAAGCTCGACGGCGACAAGCACGGCTGGGAGCGGTTTGGCGAAAATCACTCGGACACCAAATTAAAAGGCTACATGGAGGGCGCATGGCTCACCAAGCACAACGGCAAATACTACATGCAATATGCCGCGCCGGGCACCGAGTTTAATGTTTATGGCGACGGTGTTTATGTTGCCGATAAACCTTTGGGGCCCTACACCTATGCTCAAAACAATCCCATATCATACAAACCCGGAGGTTTTATAAACGGTGCCGGGCATGGCAGCACGGTTGTTGGTGAGGGTGGGCAATACTGGCATTATGCCTCCATGGCACTATCAGTAAACGTAAACTGGGAACGCCGACTTTGTGCCTACCCAACCTTTTTTGATGCCGACGGCCTGATGTACAGTGATACTTATTTTGGCGATTACCCGCACTTTGCCCCTGCAATACCCGGCAAAAAAGGAGCATTTACAGGTTGGATGTTACTCAATTATAACAAACCGGTTACCGCCTCTTCTAAGCTATTGCCCGAGCACAGCGCTGATAAAGCTGTAGACGAAAACGTGAAAACCTTTTGGCTGGCCGCTAAAAATGACGATAAGCAATGGTTGCAGGTTGATTTGCAAAAACCGGCGACGGTATATGCCGTACAGTTAAACTTTGCCGATTATAAGAGCAATTTATATGGCCGGGTGCCGGGCCTTAAACATCAATACGCGATTGAAGGCAGCACAGACGGAAAAAATTGGAAAGTGTTGATAGACAAAAAAGACAGCTTTACCGATAATCCTAACGACTATGTTGAACTGGAAACTCCTGTAAAAGCAAGATATATCCGATATAACAATGTACGCGTGCCGGCTAATTTGGCTGTATGCGGCTTCAGGGTATTTGGTAAGGGCGATGGTGCGGTTCCTCAAACACCAGCCAATTTTCAAGTTGACCGTAAAACAGACCGTCGCGACGCCATGATTAGCTGGAACAAGGTTAAAGGAGCGCAAGGCTACAATGTTAAGTGGGGAATAGCGCCCAATAAATTATATAGTTCGTGGTTGGTTTATGATAAAAATGAGCTTGATTTGAAAAGTTTAGGCACCGACCAAGCCTACTATTTCAGCATCGAATCGTTTAACGAAAACGGTGTAAGTAAATCATCAACACCTAAAAAAGTACAGTAATGAAATTGAAAGTTTTCCTCCTGCTTGCAGTATCATGTATTGCCACATTTGGCTTCGCCCAGCAAAAGCCATTTTGGAATGAAATTCAGGCATTTAAAAAGAAGGACAGCCTGAACGCTCCGGCCAAGGGCGGCATACTGTTCGTAGGCAGTTCATCATTTACCAAATGGACCGAATTAGAGAACGTGTACAAAAGCTATGGTGCCATTAACCGTGGCTTTGGCGGCTCTAATTTGGTTGATGCCAACTATTACGCTAAAGATATTGTATTCCCATACCAAGCACGCCAAATAGTGATATATAGCGGAGAAAATGACATTGCCGGTGGTGCCAGTGCTATTGAAACCCTCAACCGCTTTGCTACATTTTTTACCAGCATACGCAACAATCAGCCTAATGTTCCGGTGATCTATATTTCAATGAAACAAAGCCCCTCGAGAATGAAATTTGCTTCGGCAGTAGTGCATGCCAACGCATTGATCAAAGAATACCTGACCCATTACAAGGCTACGCAGTTTATAGATGTTGACAGCAAAATGCACAACAAAGATGGCAGCCTGCGCCCCGAATTGTTTTTACCCGACATGCTGCACATGAAACAGCCCGGATATGACATATGGATAAAGGAAATTACCCCTTATCTAATTAAAAAAATACAGAATTAAGAATACCGACTATGAAGAAAGCGAACTCGATAATGTGCATCATGGCTTTTTGTGCCGCATCTGTGCAGGCTCAAACCAAAAAGCCATTGACTACCGAAAAAGCTAAAATGAACGCTTTTGTAAGCCAGTTAATGGCTAAAATGACCGTTGACGAAAAAATTGGTCAGCTTAACCTGGTAACGGGCGGGGAGGCCACCACTGGAACGGCCGTAAGTACCGGCGTTGAAAAAAAGTTAGCCTCGGGGCAAATTGGCGGCATTTTTAGCCTAACTACACCCGGCCGGGTACGTAAAGCGCAGGAAATTGCCGTAACTAAAAGTCGCCTGCACATCCCCATCATTTTTGGGCAGGATGTAATACACGGTTACAAGACCAGTTTCCCCATCCCCTTGGCTTTGGCCTGTAGCTGGGATCTGGATTTGATACAACGCACTGCCCGCATGGCTGCCGTTGAGGCCAGTGCCGATGGTATCAACTGGACGTTTTCGCCCATGGTCGACATATCGCGCGATGCGCGTTGGGGCCGTATAGCCGAAAGCAGTGGTGAAGACACTTATCTCGGTTCGCAAATTGCCAGGGTAATGGTTAAAGGCTACCAGGGCGACGACCTTAAAAAAGCCAACACCATTATGGCCTGTGTAAAACACTTTGCGCTGTACGGTGCAGCCGAAGCGGGTCGTGATTACAACACCACCGATATGAGCCTCGACCGTATGTATAATGAATACTTCCCTCCTTACAAAGCTGCCATTGATGCCGGGGCTGGTAGTGTGATGGCATCTTTTAATGATATTAATGGCGTTCCTGCTACGGCCAATAAGTGGTTACTTAATGATGTATTGCGCAAGCAGTGGGGTTTTAATGGCTTTGTGGTGAGCGATTACACCGGCGTTAGCGAAATGATTGACCATGGTTTAGGCGATCTGCAAAAAGTATCGGAGCTTGCCCTTAAAGCCGGTACCGAAATGGATATGGTGAGCGAGGGCTATTTAACCACGCTCAAAAAATCGATGCAACAAGGCAAGGTTACCATTGCCGAAATTAACAATGCCTGCCGCCTGATATTAGAAGCCAAATACAAATTAGGTTTATTTGAAGACCCTTACCGCTATTGCAGTGAGGAACGTGCTAAAAAAGAAATATTAACACCAGAGAACCTGAAGTTTAGTCGCGAAGTGGCAACGCAAAGCTTTGTATTGCTTAAAAACCAGGGCAATGTGCTTCCGCTTAAAAAATCAGGAACTGTGGCCGTGATCGGTCCGCTGGCCGATAGCCGTGCTAACATGCCGGGTACATGGGCCGTAAATGCAGATCTGGCTAAAACACCATCGTTATTAGAAGGACTTAAAAATGTGGTAGGTAACGATGTAAAATTTGTTCACGCGTTTGGTTCTAACCTTACCAGTGATGCTACCCTGCAAAAAAATGCTACCGTGTTCGGCCGCGAAATTCCGCGTGATAACCGCCCCGAAAATGAAGTGATCGAAGAAGCCGTTAACACCGCTAAAAAAGCCGACGTGGTATTGGCCGCCCTTGGCGAAAGTTCGGAAATGAGCGGTGAAAGCTCAAGCCGTACCGATATTGAAATTCCTGCAGTGCAAAAACGCTTGTTGGCTGCTTTGTTAAAAACCGGCAAGCCTGT contains the following coding sequences:
- a CDS encoding RagB/SusD family nutrient uptake outer membrane protein, encoding MKPLYKFSTITAFTALLVGTGYSCKNSLDINPQGQITEAQIITDPNVATNLVTGIYNIFFVGDAFGNDVRGFQFTVLGDIASDDADKGSTPGDYGDANSLDQLTANGNNGVVNNIWKGHYQAIARANQAIAQVQNAQFDATIKNRLLGEARFLRGMFYFNLVRIFGGVPLLSRVPAASEANAPEFQTRASLQDTYKFIIDDLNFAVANLTEIGTVGLEVGRANKGAAQSLLAKVYLYNKDYQNAFAMSDAVIKSNKYSLFADYTTLFRQINNNSKESIFEIQAGQNLACNAAIDRFTIAQGPRAGGKNGWVDRGYGFNNPSQSLVNEYEANDVRKNATIITINPSNGANSVGTVLFDGFRIPTKDSVENSRYNYKAYYSRDAEPNCGTVDRLPKHVMVIRYAEVLLIHAEAALQLGQGGTAQTDINLIRTRAKVPAIGIPTLQQIWHERRVELAMEQDRFFDLVRQDAVQPGRAAAAFAADGKTWNANRALFPIPQQQIDLSGGLLKPNPSN
- a CDS encoding glucoamylase family protein → MKTILFYITLTVVLTGISLSTFALTARRTTYNPDLTIKKGLTDQQLLDLVEKQTFQYFWDGAEPNSGLARERYHVDGDYLLNDKDVVATGASGFGVMAIVAAIDRHYITRKQGFDRLQKAVNFLAKADRFHGAWPHWLYGETGKVKPFGKNDDGGDLVETAYLAQGLLCVRQYFKNGNTAEQKLSSQIDKLWKEIDWNWYRNGGKNVLYWHWSPNVGWQMNFPVIGYNECLIMYIMAAASPTHGIPAEVYHEGWAKNGGISTDFKMYGYQIKLKHNTPQNQVGPLFWSQYSYLGLCPKGLTDRYANYWNEVKNHTLIQRAYCIENPKHFKGYGADCWGLTASYSVNGYAGHSTYDDLGVITPTAALSSYPYTPKFSMQVIRHLYEDLGHKVWGKYGFYDAFSETDNWYPKRYLGIDQGPIAVMIENGRSGLLWKLFMSCPEVKAGLKKLDYKSTFLTKK
- a CDS encoding family 43 glycosylhydrolase, whose product is MPALAQVNQNRTYCNPINLDYTYMIYNAEQGLSYRSGADPAVVKFRGEYYMFVTRSLGYWHSKDLTNWDFITPEKWYFQGSNAPAAHNYKDSVLYVTGDPSGSMSVLYTDNPKKGDWKAKPFILNDLQDPDLFIDDDGKAYMFWGSSNTFPIRGKELDPNNNFKPISKTVELFKLDGDKHGWERFGENHSDTKLKGYMEGAWLTKHNGKYYMQYAAPGTEFNVYGDGVYVADKPLGPYTYAQNNPISYKPGGFINGAGHGSTVVGEGGQYWHYASMALSVNVNWERRLCAYPTFFDADGLMYSDTYFGDYPHFAPAIPGKKGAFTGWMLLNYNKPVTASSKLLPEHSADKAVDENVKTFWLAAKNDDKQWLQVDLQKPATVYAVQLNFADYKSNLYGRVPGLKHQYAIEGSTDGKNWKVLIDKKDSFTDNPNDYVELETPVKARYIRYNNVRVPANLAVCGFRVFGKGDGAVPQTPANFQVDRKTDRRDAMISWNKVKGAQGYNVKWGIAPNKLYSSWLVYDKNELDLKSLGTDQAYYFSIESFNENGVSKSSTPKKVQ
- a CDS encoding SusC/RagA family TonB-linked outer membrane protein → MKRIFTRIVFLALLFVSSWAVAQNTTITGRVTDAADKQPLPGVSVTLNGTTTGTQTDADGKFTISAPANGTLTFSYIGYANQDVAINNRTTLDVTLTTSTKAIEQVVVIGYGTQRRRDVTGAVGTISGAELTKQPVQTPTQALQGKVAGVQVIGSGQPNSQPQLRIRGTGSVLGGANPLYVVDGVLTDDIRNINNNDILSIDVLKDASAAIYGVRGANGVVIITTRKGKNGPPVIRYDANAGFRELSNKLQMANREQYISYLRDANPGDVARDQSPLTYPGTTDWYDAVLKKGLQMSHNLSLAGGNEKTTYFFSANTFTDDGLIKTNSFDRYSFRSNIDVKITDNLTFGTQLSLSRSNERPVPLDGVYSNVYRAAPIIPAIDANGRYGNTSLWGNLGNPLLSLDKTINQTVNNRVQGNVYLEYKPIKSLTFRTAFNTDAYWNKQRNYNAQFNADGNTFTTAGGSQFNNFSTLFIQNDQSFRSIWDNTVTWQQSFNKHNITVLGGYTQEYIKTDLFSGSRRNVPQDPDLWYLDVGNPEVGASYANNGALFRRLSYLGRVNYSYAGKYLFSASFRADGSSRFKEKYGYFPTVGAGWVISEEDFLKNSKVISNLKLRGSWGQLGNDNIDQGLFITTATLNLPYFFNNSLNLGSAIQDIKDPNLKWERTTQFDIGLEYGFLNNKLTGEIDYYNKKVRDALTNVTIPGILGDPDGIYVTNAASYQNTGVEFAIKWSDKIGKLNYSVGGNINYNKNKVVGLNGGQALVGGGIGNQGSITRTDNGQPIASYYVLQQTGIFQNQQQIDAAPTYNLNGYAKSVGGMMFADVSGPNGTPDGVIDNYDRVFSGSYQPKYYGGFNIGLSYESWDLSADFYGNWGNKIYNGRKAFRANGNDNVEANYVNNRWTPSNPSNVDPRVIAQNLPASTYFIESGSFLRLNNLTLGYTLPADLLKRIKINKIRVFAASQNLFTAKRYNGFTPELFTSDILASGVDLNGYPTTRTFTFGLNVEF
- the bglX gene encoding beta-glucosidase BglX; protein product: MKKANSIMCIMAFCAASVQAQTKKPLTTEKAKMNAFVSQLMAKMTVDEKIGQLNLVTGGEATTGTAVSTGVEKKLASGQIGGIFSLTTPGRVRKAQEIAVTKSRLHIPIIFGQDVIHGYKTSFPIPLALACSWDLDLIQRTARMAAVEASADGINWTFSPMVDISRDARWGRIAESSGEDTYLGSQIARVMVKGYQGDDLKKANTIMACVKHFALYGAAEAGRDYNTTDMSLDRMYNEYFPPYKAAIDAGAGSVMASFNDINGVPATANKWLLNDVLRKQWGFNGFVVSDYTGVSEMIDHGLGDLQKVSELALKAGTEMDMVSEGYLTTLKKSMQQGKVTIAEINNACRLILEAKYKLGLFEDPYRYCSEERAKKEILTPENLKFSREVATQSFVLLKNQGNVLPLKKSGTVAVIGPLADSRANMPGTWAVNADLAKTPSLLEGLKNVVGNDVKFVHAFGSNLTSDATLQKNATVFGREIPRDNRPENEVIEEAVNTAKKADVVLAALGESSEMSGESSSRTDIEIPAVQKRLLAALLKTGKPVVLVLFTGRPLAIKWESENVPAILNVWFGGSEAANAIADVLFGNVNPSGKLSVTFPQNVGQVPLYYSHKNTGRPLAPNGWFSKFRSGYLDVSNDPLYPFGYGLSYTTFSYSDVKLSAASFKPGQSITASVTITNTGKFEGKEVVQLYTRDLVGSSTRPVKELKGFQKISLKPGESKEVTFIITENELKFYNQQLKYVAEPGEFKLFIGPNSRDVKESKFMLLK
- a CDS encoding GDSL-type esterase/lipase family protein, which translates into the protein MKLKVFLLLAVSCIATFGFAQQKPFWNEIQAFKKKDSLNAPAKGGILFVGSSSFTKWTELENVYKSYGAINRGFGGSNLVDANYYAKDIVFPYQARQIVIYSGENDIAGGASAIETLNRFATFFTSIRNNQPNVPVIYISMKQSPSRMKFASAVVHANALIKEYLTHYKATQFIDVDSKMHNKDGSLRPELFLPDMLHMKQPGYDIWIKEITPYLIKKIQN